In one Zobellia galactanivorans genomic region, the following are encoded:
- a CDS encoding LytR/AlgR family response regulator transcription factor has translation MDYTYAIIDSDATSNLQLQHYLEDYGDFTCAALAQNSVEGTNVILKYSPDIVFINLNDTASESFHMVMELHQYMNQLPLIIGISKSKEHAYDAIKNGFFDYWILPYNEFDIRKSLLRLKKLMPAKMEPQTLCLKSYRDFQYINTDDILYLQADNNSTEFVMKDGTINNAYKTLKTFENQLPKNFVRIHQSFIVNTNFISRISYGKSYCTLKHNKKQLPFSKSYRENIDILKKLLSKNTISALN, from the coding sequence CAGCATTATTTGGAGGACTATGGTGATTTCACCTGTGCGGCCTTGGCGCAAAATAGTGTAGAGGGTACAAACGTAATTTTAAAATACTCTCCCGACATAGTTTTCATCAATTTGAATGATACTGCTTCTGAATCGTTTCATATGGTTATGGAACTTCATCAGTACATGAATCAACTTCCCCTTATTATAGGTATCTCAAAAAGCAAGGAACACGCTTACGACGCCATTAAAAACGGCTTCTTCGATTACTGGATACTTCCCTATAACGAATTTGACATTAGAAAATCCTTATTACGCCTTAAGAAGCTGATGCCGGCCAAGATGGAGCCCCAAACACTCTGTCTTAAGTCTTATCGCGATTTTCAATATATCAATACAGACGACATTCTTTACTTACAGGCCGACAACAACTCCACGGAGTTCGTCATGAAGGATGGAACAATAAACAACGCTTACAAAACGTTAAAGACCTTTGAAAATCAGCTTCCTAAGAACTTTGTCCGTATCCATCAGAGTTTTATAGTTAATACCAATTTTATTTCACGTATCAGCTACGGTAAATCTTATTGTACATTAAAACATAACAAAAAACAGCTGCCGTTCTCAAAATCTTACCGTGAAAACATAGATATCTTGAAGAAATTGTTGTCAAAAAACACCATTTCTGCACTTAATTGA
- a CDS encoding tetratricopeptide repeat-containing sensor histidine kinase, with protein sequence MLSIKHSPPKYIKSIAVSLLAFWFLGCNESDSSTNNMEIFVQADSIGALIDSATNSEFSQTEQKKFLAKAEKRASRIKNDSLKVNLYSRISLRYLNLLDSTNFIKTNRQTLELAKALNDSLKLAEANWDLAHFYRKKSKADNAYHHFLEAQKLYDALHMDYESARMLYNMAVTQADIKDYTGSEINTIKAIEILKPMKKYKRLYNCYNNLGSVTKELKDYDRAIDYYNTAFAYQKLIEGSNNYDLSVKNNIGVVYLEQGNYKKAIPFFQEVLKSPTLLNDRPTLYAIALNNLAYCKFKTDPDSKVLKDFETVIHLQDSMGAIQDISRSHYYFAEYYLKLKDTVKAVSQAKKALGYSQIAHSNDRFLKSLQLLAKLEPQKASYYNQKYISLNDSLQQVERLARNKFARIRFETDEFIAENQLLARQKQLWTGVAVSILLLGLMSYIILVQRVKNQKLRFQQEQQAANQEIFNLMLAQKQKLEEGKKIEQKRISEELHDGVLGKMLGARMVLTGLNKKNDEHAAKERKRAIDALQDVEKEIRAISHELNHAAYLNIPNFIHSLQDLLKTVQKTGEFEYKFIYNESFDWDSLAGNIKINVYRMIQESLQNSVKHAQCKNVIVELSRTDDGFKVSIEDDGKGFKANSRKKGIGLRNIASRIEKIKGRYHIKSAPGKGTTVLLEVPLPNSPKSKPQEKTTTPSL encoded by the coding sequence ATGCTGTCTATCAAACATAGTCCGCCTAAATACATTAAGTCCATAGCTGTCAGCCTATTGGCCTTCTGGTTCCTTGGTTGTAACGAGAGTGACAGTTCCACCAACAATATGGAAATTTTCGTACAGGCCGATTCAATTGGAGCACTGATCGATAGCGCTACAAATTCAGAATTTTCCCAAACAGAACAAAAAAAATTTCTCGCCAAAGCTGAAAAAAGAGCTTCAAGGATAAAGAACGATTCCCTAAAGGTCAACCTCTATTCAAGAATATCACTTCGCTATTTAAATCTTCTCGATTCAACCAACTTTATCAAAACCAACCGACAGACCCTTGAATTGGCCAAAGCACTGAACGACAGCCTCAAGCTTGCCGAAGCAAATTGGGACCTGGCCCATTTCTATAGAAAAAAATCCAAAGCCGACAATGCATACCACCATTTTCTGGAAGCCCAAAAACTTTACGATGCGCTTCACATGGATTACGAATCGGCACGAATGCTCTACAACATGGCGGTTACCCAAGCCGATATCAAAGATTACACCGGTAGTGAGATCAACACGATAAAAGCCATTGAGATCTTAAAGCCGATGAAAAAATACAAAAGGCTTTACAACTGCTACAACAACTTGGGTTCCGTTACCAAAGAACTTAAAGATTACGACAGGGCCATAGACTACTACAATACGGCCTTTGCCTACCAAAAGCTAATAGAAGGGAGCAACAACTACGATCTTAGCGTCAAAAACAATATCGGCGTAGTCTATCTTGAACAGGGGAATTACAAAAAAGCCATTCCGTTTTTTCAAGAAGTTTTAAAAAGTCCAACCCTCCTTAACGATAGGCCTACCCTATATGCCATAGCCCTCAATAATTTGGCCTATTGCAAATTTAAGACCGACCCAGACAGCAAGGTCTTAAAAGATTTCGAAACGGTCATTCACCTTCAAGACAGTATGGGGGCCATTCAAGATATCTCACGCAGTCATTACTATTTCGCAGAATACTATCTCAAACTTAAAGATACGGTCAAGGCGGTATCACAAGCCAAAAAGGCCCTTGGCTACTCCCAGATTGCCCACAGCAATGATCGATTCTTAAAAAGCCTGCAATTACTGGCCAAATTAGAACCTCAAAAAGCAAGCTACTACAACCAAAAGTACATTTCATTGAACGATAGCCTACAACAGGTAGAGCGCCTTGCCCGAAATAAATTTGCCCGTATACGCTTTGAAACCGACGAATTTATTGCCGAAAATCAATTGCTTGCCCGTCAAAAACAGCTATGGACAGGGGTTGCCGTTTCCATTCTTTTACTAGGACTTATGTCATATATCATTTTAGTCCAAAGGGTAAAAAACCAAAAATTAAGGTTCCAACAAGAACAACAAGCCGCTAACCAAGAAATTTTCAATTTAATGCTTGCCCAAAAACAAAAACTGGAAGAGGGTAAGAAAATTGAACAAAAACGTATTTCCGAAGAACTCCACGATGGCGTTTTAGGTAAAATGCTAGGAGCTCGAATGGTACTCACCGGACTCAACAAGAAGAACGACGAACATGCCGCCAAGGAGCGAAAAAGAGCCATTGACGCCCTCCAAGACGTAGAGAAAGAGATTCGCGCCATATCCCACGAACTTAATCACGCGGCCTACCTGAACATCCCCAATTTCATTCATTCACTACAAGACTTGTTGAAAACCGTTCAAAAGACAGGGGAATTCGAATACAAGTTTATCTACAACGAATCCTTTGACTGGGACAGTCTTGCGGGCAATATAAAAATCAACGTTTACCGAATGATTCAAGAAAGTTTACAAAATTCTGTTAAACATGCCCAATGTAAAAATGTAATTGTAGAACTTAGTAGAACGGATGACGGATTCAAAGTGAGTATCGAGGATGACGGAAAAGGTTTTAAAGCCAACTCGAGAAAAAAGGGAATCGGCCTACGAAATATTGCATCGAGAATAGAAAAGATTAAAGGAAGATATCACATCAAAAGCGCCCCGGGCAAAGGTACTACGGTACTTCTAGAAGTACCTTTACCGAACAGCCCTAAAAGCAAACCACAGGAAAAAACAACAACCCCATCGCTTTAG
- a CDS encoding response regulator, whose translation MSDLIRVLAVDDHEMIALGYKYTIEGCEFDAYNVVVNIAPSYEEGKAEIESSASRMPYDIILLDIQMFPESAKEERGGIDLGLLAKKISPTSKVVFLSSFSDSYHINNVLKTVNPDGYMVKSEVDEKTLQDMVKTVIEKPPYYTAAALQAIRRKMANEDQIDERDKKILYQLSIGTKTKDISSLVAASSTTVENRKRQLKIIFNVENGNDFALIEEARKRGFI comes from the coding sequence ATGAGTGATTTAATTAGAGTACTTGCCGTAGATGACCATGAAATGATTGCCTTAGGTTACAAATACACCATTGAAGGCTGTGAATTTGACGCCTATAATGTTGTTGTGAACATTGCCCCCAGTTACGAAGAGGGCAAAGCCGAAATAGAAAGTTCCGCCTCGCGCATGCCCTACGACATTATCTTATTGGATATTCAAATGTTCCCTGAGAGCGCCAAGGAAGAACGGGGCGGTATCGATTTAGGCCTCCTTGCCAAAAAGATATCCCCGACCTCTAAAGTGGTATTCCTTTCCTCTTTTAGCGATAGTTATCACATCAACAATGTTCTAAAGACGGTCAACCCCGACGGCTATATGGTAAAATCGGAAGTGGACGAAAAAACCTTACAAGACATGGTCAAAACGGTTATAGAAAAACCGCCTTATTACACCGCTGCCGCCCTGCAAGCCATACGTCGAAAAATGGCCAACGAGGATCAAATTGACGAGCGTGACAAAAAAATATTGTACCAATTGTCGATCGGCACGAAGACCAAGGACATCTCTTCACTGGTTGCCGCGTCAAGTACCACCGTTGAAAACAGAAAAAGACAGTTGAAAATCATCTTCAACGTTGAAAACGGTAATGACTTCGCCCTTATTGAAGAAGCACGAAAACGCGGGTTCATTTAA
- the glyA gene encoding serine hydroxymethyltransferase, protein MQRDNRIFELIAEEKERQINGIELIASENFTSPQVMEAAGSVLTNKYAEGYPGKRYYGGCEVVDQIEQLAIDRAKELFGAAYANVQPHSGSQANASVYHACLKPGDTILGFDLSHGGHLTHGSPVNFSGRLYNPVFYGVDKETGTLDYDVIQEIATREKPKMIIAGASAYSRDMDFKRFREIADSVGALLLADISHPAGLIAKGILSDPIPHCHIVTTTTHKTLRGPRGGLILMGEDFDNPFGITLKNGSLRKMSALLDLAVFPGNQGGPLEHIIAAKAIAFGEALSDEFLQYMIQVKKNAAAMAAAFVAKGYNIISGGTDNHMMLIDLRNKDITGKDAEKVLVKADITANKNMVPFDDKSPFVTSGIRFGTAAITTRGLKEADMATIVDLVDEVLTNAEDDAKIAAVKKKVNALMNGRELFNA, encoded by the coding sequence ATGCAACGCGACAATCGGATTTTTGAACTTATAGCAGAGGAAAAAGAACGCCAAATAAATGGTATTGAGTTGATAGCCTCTGAGAATTTTACCAGCCCTCAAGTTATGGAGGCCGCTGGATCTGTGCTTACCAATAAATACGCCGAGGGCTACCCCGGAAAGCGCTATTATGGTGGGTGTGAAGTAGTTGATCAAATAGAGCAACTTGCTATCGACAGGGCCAAAGAATTATTTGGGGCCGCGTATGCAAATGTTCAGCCCCATTCGGGTTCACAGGCCAACGCATCGGTTTACCATGCTTGCTTGAAGCCAGGTGACACGATCTTAGGCTTTGATCTATCCCACGGTGGGCACTTGACCCATGGTTCTCCGGTGAATTTTTCAGGAAGATTGTACAATCCTGTATTTTACGGGGTCGATAAGGAAACCGGCACCCTTGATTACGATGTTATTCAGGAAATAGCAACAAGGGAAAAACCAAAAATGATAATTGCAGGGGCTTCCGCCTATTCCCGTGATATGGATTTTAAAAGATTTAGGGAAATAGCCGACAGTGTAGGTGCTTTATTATTGGCCGATATTTCCCATCCTGCGGGTCTTATTGCCAAGGGGATATTGAGTGACCCTATTCCGCACTGTCATATTGTTACGACAACGACCCACAAAACCTTGAGAGGGCCAAGAGGGGGGCTTATTTTAATGGGAGAGGATTTTGATAACCCTTTCGGTATTACATTGAAGAACGGTAGTCTTAGAAAAATGTCAGCTCTTTTGGATTTGGCGGTTTTTCCAGGAAATCAAGGTGGTCCCTTGGAACACATTATCGCTGCTAAAGCTATTGCTTTTGGCGAGGCGCTTTCAGATGAGTTTTTACAGTATATGATTCAAGTAAAGAAAAACGCTGCTGCCATGGCCGCCGCTTTCGTTGCTAAAGGTTACAATATTATTTCGGGAGGTACCGATAACCACATGATGCTTATCGACCTTAGAAATAAGGATATTACAGGTAAAGATGCTGAAAAGGTATTGGTGAAGGCCGATATTACCGCCAATAAGAACATGGTTCCTTTCGATGATAAATCACCGTTTGTAACATCGGGTATCCGATTTGGTACGGCAGCGATTACAACAAGAGGGTTGAAAGAAGCCGATATGGCTACCATCGTTGATTTGGTAGATGAAGTATTGACGAATGCCGAAGATGATGCTAAAATAGCCGCCGTTAAGAAAAAGGTGAACGCCTTGATGAACGGTAGGGAGCTCTTCAACGCTTAG
- the fahA gene encoding fumarylacetoacetase — MPIHANDPSRQTWLPVPEHSDFPIQNIPFGVFLTRDDIITIGTRIGDHAIDLGALHQLGYFENIPLTDDIFLQDTLNDFISDGQKTWRLVRNRISEIFDINNETLKNNEAHKKIVLFSMDEIEMQLPVQVGDYTDFYSSKEHATNVGTMFRDPDNALMPNWLHIPVGYHGRSSTIVPSGTPIRRPQGQTLPKGEETPVFGPSRLVDFELEMAFITTDTNALGEPVSVDEAEEYIFGMVLFNDWSARDIQKWEYVPLGPFLSKNFASSISPWIVTLDALQPFRVESPKQNPEPLPYLQQKERYSYDINLEVGIATEDGSETTISNSNFKYMYWTMAQQLAHHTINGCKVNSGDMMGSGTISGPTPDSYGSMLELSWQGTKPIKLNDGSERKFIQDNDTVIMRGHCSNNEVRIGFGEVRTKLLPPFETKKKG; from the coding sequence ATGCCTATACATGCTAACGACCCATCAAGACAAACCTGGCTTCCGGTGCCCGAACATTCCGATTTCCCAATTCAGAACATACCGTTCGGAGTCTTTCTAACGCGAGACGATATCATTACCATAGGTACCCGAATAGGTGACCACGCCATAGATTTAGGGGCTTTACACCAACTCGGATATTTTGAGAACATCCCCTTGACCGACGATATTTTTCTACAGGACACCCTTAACGATTTTATATCCGATGGCCAGAAAACATGGCGTTTAGTAAGAAACCGCATCAGCGAAATATTCGATATCAACAATGAAACCCTAAAGAACAATGAAGCCCATAAAAAAATAGTCTTGTTCTCCATGGACGAGATTGAGATGCAATTACCTGTACAAGTAGGGGATTATACCGATTTCTATTCAAGCAAGGAGCACGCCACCAATGTGGGCACCATGTTCCGTGATCCCGACAATGCCCTAATGCCGAATTGGCTACATATACCTGTAGGTTACCACGGAAGAAGCTCGACCATCGTACCGAGCGGAACCCCAATTCGAAGGCCACAGGGCCAAACCCTCCCCAAAGGGGAAGAAACCCCTGTCTTCGGACCTTCACGTCTCGTAGATTTCGAACTGGAAATGGCCTTTATTACCACGGACACCAACGCATTGGGCGAACCCGTTTCCGTAGATGAGGCCGAGGAATATATTTTCGGGATGGTTCTCTTTAACGATTGGAGTGCGCGTGATATCCAAAAATGGGAATACGTACCCCTAGGCCCATTTCTATCGAAAAATTTCGCATCATCAATATCGCCGTGGATCGTTACCTTAGACGCGCTTCAACCCTTTCGCGTAGAAAGTCCAAAACAAAACCCCGAGCCACTCCCCTATTTACAGCAAAAAGAAAGATATAGCTATGACATCAACTTAGAAGTAGGCATCGCCACGGAAGATGGTAGCGAAACCACTATTTCCAACTCGAACTTTAAGTACATGTATTGGACAATGGCCCAACAATTGGCCCACCATACCATAAATGGATGTAAAGTGAACAGTGGCGACATGATGGGCAGCGGAACCATATCTGGGCCGACCCCTGATTCATACGGGTCCATGCTCGAACTATCATGGCAAGGCACCAAACCGATAAAGCTTAACGACGGTTCAGAACGTAAGTTCATTCAAGATAACGACACCGTTATAATGAGGGGGCATTGCTCTAACAACGAGGTCCGTATCGGTTTTGGAGAGGTCAGAACCAAACTTTTACCTCCGTTCGAAACCAAAAAGAAAGGCTAA
- the ytxJ gene encoding bacillithiol system redox-active protein YtxJ: MGLFNSIFGSKNEGEKKEERKIPWIPLSSVDQLSEIERKSLTRPQVIFKHSTTCGISRMVLNMFTKSYTLEDGQMDFYFLDLHRYRQVSDETGYKFQVMHQSPQLLVIKNGAVVAHDSHGSINDIDLEKYL, from the coding sequence ATGGGTCTCTTTAATTCGATATTTGGAAGTAAAAATGAAGGTGAAAAGAAGGAAGAAAGGAAAATTCCTTGGATTCCCCTCAGTTCGGTGGATCAATTGAGTGAAATCGAGCGGAAATCCTTGACAAGGCCACAGGTGATATTCAAGCATTCTACCACGTGCGGAATTAGTCGCATGGTCTTAAATATGTTTACCAAAAGCTACACATTGGAAGATGGTCAGATGGATTTTTACTTTTTAGACCTGCATCGTTACCGTCAAGTTTCCGATGAAACGGGTTATAAGTTTCAGGTGATGCATCAATCCCCGCAACTCTTGGTAATAAAGAACGGAGCTGTCGTAGCCCATGATTCGCATGGGTCGATCAATGACATCGATTTAGAAAAATACCTTTAA